The Desulfovibrio litoralis DSM 11393 genomic interval TAAATTTAAAATTAATTAAAGCCAACAAATGAGACTATTGTGAAATGGTCTCTAAGTGGCTTTAGTTAGGAAGACACTCCAAAAAACACGAATAAATCCAACGGCTGACTTTGCCTGTCAGTTGATTTGGGGGCTTTTGAGGCTTAAAACGCTTTACTATGTTCATACAGAACCTAAAACGATGATAAAAGCACGCAAAACAGAGTTTTTCAATGGTCTTAAGTTGATTATTTATTGTTCATAAAAAAAAATACTGCCCGATAAAATCAAGCAGTATTTTTTATTTTAACTTGTTAAGAGACTAAGGTTTTTTAATATTTAAGGTTTTAAGAATTCCGTTAAATAGTTTTTCGTCTTTGATAAGTTTGTAATAATCGGGCCAAATAGCACGAGATTTATCTATCCAAACTTGTTCGTCGCTTGGGCGACCGTCTAAAACCATGCCGTTAGCAAGCAATATCTTTTTGCCGGCTTCGTCCATTTTTGCGGCTTCGGCAATAGCGTAAGCAGTTGCTTCACGTCCGGCTTTTATAATAGCTTCTTGTACTTTTGGGCTTTGTTTTTCAAACCACATTTCAGAAACAACAAGTGGGTTAATCGCCAGTTTGTAACGCAGATCGGTTACATATTTTTGAACTTCATAAAACTTTAACGAAGCCAAAGAAATATAGGTCATTTCAAGCCCGTCAACAACACCTTGTTGCAAAGCACTGAACAATTCGCCAAAAGCAAGAGGAACACCATCAGAACCCCAAGCTCTAAAAGTTGCCAATTGAATAGCGTTATTAGGTAGGCGTATTTTTAAGCCTTTAATATCGTTAATTGTTTTTACGGGTTTTTTGCTGTTGCTTAAAACACGAAAACCTTGAACGCCCCAAGCTACGGGACGCACATCGCTCTCGGCAATCATAACACGCACAAGGTCAGCTTCGTTTTCTTTAAGCACCTTGGCAAATTCTTCATTGCTGGTAAATAAAAAAGGAAGATCCAAAGCACTGTACGAAGTTGCGAAAGAACTTACGTTGTTTGATGCTAAAACAGTGGCTTGAATAATGTTGGTTTGTACATCTTGGAAGGCGTTTTGTTCCGCACCGATTTGTCCACCGGGGAAGATTTCTACCTTAACGTCCACACCAGAGGCTTCTACCAACTCTTTAAATTTAAGAGCCAAAACTTGATACGGGTCTGAAGGGTCTGCCACGTTACCGTGTGCAAGCTTCATTACAACTTCCGCCTGAGCCGGCTGGATCATAATCGCAGCCAAAAACATAGCCATTACAATACGTTTCACATGCTTAAACATTGTTTTCTCCTTTTTTAGACTATT includes:
- a CDS encoding TRAP transporter substrate-binding protein → MFKHVKRIVMAMFLAAIMIQPAQAEVVMKLAHGNVADPSDPYQVLALKFKELVEASGVDVKVEIFPGGQIGAEQNAFQDVQTNIIQATVLASNNVSSFATSYSALDLPFLFTSNEEFAKVLKENEADLVRVMIAESDVRPVAWGVQGFRVLSNSKKPVKTINDIKGLKIRLPNNAIQLATFRAWGSDGVPLAFGELFSALQQGVVDGLEMTYISLASLKFYEVQKYVTDLRYKLAINPLVVSEMWFEKQSPKVQEAIIKAGREATAYAIAEAAKMDEAGKKILLANGMVLDGRPSDEQVWIDKSRAIWPDYYKLIKDEKLFNGILKTLNIKKP